A part of Paenibacillus sp. sptzw28 genomic DNA contains:
- a CDS encoding DUF1146 family protein, translating to MNDMDPVLTSAGLHALVSIIIELCSITLAWYALQGVKLDFIMSRPRNVRGRILQVMLAVILGHLFAGFLIDYWQWSNLLRGLVE from the coding sequence ATGAACGACATGGATCCGGTACTTACAAGCGCCGGGCTTCACGCCCTGGTGTCGATAATAATCGAGTTGTGCTCCATTACGCTTGCCTGGTATGCGCTGCAAGGCGTTAAGCTGGACTTCATAATGAGCAGGCCGCGCAATGTGAGGGGACGTATTTTACAGGTTATGCTTGCCGTCATACTCGGGCATTTATTTGCCGGTTTTCTCATTGATTACTGGCAATGGTCCAATCTGCTTAGAGGGCTTGTCGAATAA
- the murA gene encoding UDP-N-acetylglucosamine 1-carboxyvinyltransferase: MSKIIVRGGQRLSGNVRVSGAKNAVLPILAATLLAKEGESIINDVPFLDDVITIQHVLSAVGGKLSYNNETMRISAQQLTSFEAPYEQVRKMRASFLVMGPLLARLGRARISLPGGCAIGTRPIDQHLKGFEAMGAEIVLGQGYIEARTSGRLKGAKIYLDVASVGATENIMMAAALAEGTTVIENAAKEPEIVDLANYLNAMGAKVRGAGTGLIRIEGVEQLCGVSHTVIPDRVEAGTYMIAAAITGGDVHIDGAIADHLAPVISKLQEMGVDINETDNGIHVSAPRKLKAVDVKTLPYPGFPTDMQSQMMALLMMSEGTSVVTETVFENRFMHVEEFQKMNAQIKVEGRLAIVSGSRSLKGARVCATDLRAGAALVCAALSAEGETEITGIHHVDRGYVDIAGKLASLGANIKRVDVAEPFVTVSVQPETFEPVIAGKMEAAVNAAAEVQAVIAVISSEAAAEKLNETEFDYKREKEVSRIKAQPTWA, encoded by the coding sequence ATGAGCAAAATAATCGTCCGCGGCGGCCAGCGACTATCCGGAAACGTTCGAGTAAGCGGTGCAAAGAACGCCGTTCTGCCAATTCTCGCGGCCACGTTACTTGCAAAAGAAGGCGAAAGTATTATCAATGACGTTCCCTTTCTTGACGATGTCATAACTATACAACATGTGCTTTCCGCCGTAGGCGGAAAATTATCCTACAATAATGAAACGATGCGCATCTCCGCGCAGCAGCTTACATCCTTTGAGGCGCCTTACGAACAAGTCCGCAAGATGCGGGCTTCATTCCTGGTCATGGGTCCGCTGCTTGCCCGTCTGGGCCGCGCAAGAATTTCACTGCCGGGCGGCTGCGCGATCGGAACTCGTCCCATTGACCAGCATTTGAAGGGCTTTGAAGCGATGGGGGCGGAAATCGTACTGGGGCAAGGATATATCGAGGCCCGTACGAGCGGCCGCTTGAAGGGTGCCAAGATTTATCTCGATGTAGCAAGCGTCGGCGCCACCGAGAATATTATGATGGCGGCCGCTCTTGCCGAGGGGACGACAGTAATCGAGAATGCGGCTAAAGAACCGGAGATCGTGGATCTCGCCAATTATTTGAACGCAATGGGCGCGAAGGTTCGAGGTGCGGGAACGGGCCTCATCCGCATTGAAGGCGTCGAGCAGCTATGCGGCGTGTCACATACAGTTATTCCCGACCGCGTTGAAGCGGGTACTTATATGATCGCGGCGGCCATCACCGGCGGTGACGTCCACATTGACGGCGCGATCGCAGATCATCTGGCGCCAGTGATCTCTAAATTGCAGGAAATGGGCGTTGACATTAACGAAACGGATAATGGCATTCATGTATCTGCTCCTCGCAAGCTGAAAGCGGTGGATGTCAAGACGCTTCCTTATCCGGGATTCCCGACCGATATGCAATCTCAAATGATGGCTCTTCTTATGATGTCGGAAGGTACCAGCGTCGTAACCGAGACTGTCTTCGAGAACCGCTTTATGCATGTTGAGGAATTTCAAAAGATGAACGCGCAAATTAAAGTGGAAGGCCGTCTGGCCATTGTGAGCGGAAGCCGCAGTCTTAAGGGAGCCAGAGTATGCGCCACCGACTTGCGTGCGGGTGCCGCACTCGTTTGCGCCGCACTTAGTGCGGAAGGGGAGACGGAAATTACCGGCATACACCATGTGGATCGCGGTTATGTCGATATTGCCGGCAAGCTCGCGTCATTGGGTGCAAACATTAAGAGGGTTGACGTAGCGGAGCCTTTCGTAACGGTTTCCGTTCAACCGGAAACGTTTGAGCCTGTGATTGCCGGAAAGATGGAAGCTGCCGTTAACGCCGCAGCTGAGGTGCAAGCGGTTATCGCAGTTATTTCAAGCGAAGCTGCAGCCGAAAAGCTGAACGAAACGGAATTCGATTACAAACGGGAGAAAGAAGTTTCCCGAATTAAAGCACAGCCGACATGGGCATAA